From the genome of Candidatus Krumholzibacteriia bacterium:
CCGGTGGGATCGCTGGGTTCATGATCGGCGCCTTCATCGAGTCGGACAGGTGGGAAACGGTCGAGATACCGAGACCATGAGATCGAGCCAGAACTCAAGCCCGTGCCCGGCGGGCGAACCGCCGCCAGACGAGCCGCGCCTCTTCGAGACGCAGCACCCAGGCGAGGCCGAAGTAGAGCGGTACGCCGAGAGCGACCGGGACGAGGGTGACGACGCAGTCGGTGACCAGGGACGTGGTGACGAAGCGAGCCTCGAGCCAGCGTGCCAGAAAGCGGCAAGCGACGCCCATGACGGCGGCGGCGGCGCCGACCCGGACGAGCTGTCCGAGGAGATCGCGCTCTCCCAAACTGCCGCGGCGGCGCACAAAAAGCGTGTAAAGGACGCTCAAGTTGACCAGCGCCCCGACGGAGGTGCCGAGCGCCAGGCCCGGAGCGCCCAAGCGCTGGTAGAGCAGCAGGCTGCACAGGATGTTGCACACGACGGCGCTGACGCTGGCGAGGAGGGGAACGCGCGCCTCCTG
Proteins encoded in this window:
- a CDS encoding lipid II flippase MurJ, which produces AGLVALREPIIALLYEHGRFSAHDTARTAAVLSMYAIGLYAYAAVKVLAPAFYALQEARVPLLASVSAVVCNILCSLLLYQRLGAPGLALGTSVGALVNLSVLYTLFVRRRGSLGERDLLGQLVRVGAAAAVMGVACRFLARWLEARFVTTSLVTDCVVTLVPVALGVPLYFGLAWVLRLEEARLVWRRFARRARA